A segment of the Deltaproteobacteria bacterium genome:
ACGCACACCCACGCCGATCACAACTCCGCCTGCAAGCTCATGCGCGAACGCTACGGCGTGCAGGTCGTCATGCAGCGCGCCAGCGATGCCCCCTATGTCGATATCAGAGTGGACGACGGCGACGAAATCAAGTTTGGCCAATGCGCCTTGAAAGTGCTCTACACCCCAGGCCACACCCAGGATGCCATGTGCCTGCTATTCGACGATCGCATCTTCACCGGTGACACCCTACTGATCGGCGGCTGCGGCCGAACCGATTTACCCGGCGGCAGTGCCGAGCAGCAATGGCACAGCCTGCGACGCTTGGAAGCAATGGGAAGCGATATTCGCGTCTACCCCGGCCACGATTATCGCGAAGCGGTTTCCACCCTCGGCGACGAGAAGCAAAAGAACCCGCGCCTGACGCTGGCGTCCAAGGATGAGTTCATCCAATTCATGACCTCGCGCCACCCGCCGCTGCCAAGAAAAATCCAAGAAGCCCTCGAATGGAACCGCACGCCAATCTACCGCCAACGCGGTTCCGGCGAAGGGATATAGAAATTTTCCTTGTCGTTCGAACCGTCCCTTTCCCCTGCTGCACAGAACCAAACAGCGCAGCGCAGACATTGACTCACGGCGCTCCATGATGCACTAATTTGCTTCGTGGATCGCAACCCATGAGCCCGGCAAAATCCTATTCCACTACCGACATCATCGCCACCGTAAAACGTTACTGGGGCTACGATGAGCTGCGGCCGCAGCAAGAACAGGCGATCCGCGCCGGCTTGGAACATCGCGACTCCCTGGTGGTCTTGCCGACGGGCGGCGGCAAATCGCTGTGCTATCAAGTACCGGCCGAGTTGGCGCACCGCACCGATATCGTGGTCTCGCCGCTGATCTCGCTGATGAAGGATCAAGTCGACGGCCTGCGCGAGTGCGGCTATCCCGCGGCCGCGCTCTACAGCGGCATGGAGCCGCACCAGATTCATGAAACCGAAGAGCAGTTTGTCGCCGGACGCTATCGTTTGCTGTTCATCGCGCCGGAGCGGCTGCTAGCGCCGCGATTTTTAGAGCTTGCCGAGCGCGCCAAGATTCGCGCCTTCGCCATCGACGAAGCCCACTGCATCAGCCACTGGGGACATGATTTCAGACCTGAGTATCGCCGCCTGGCGGAATTGAAAACCCGCTTTCCCAAAGCCAGCATCCACGCTTACACCGCGACCGCGACCGAGCGCGTGCGCACCGACATCGCCCAGCAATTGAAATTACAAAATCCGGCCGTGCTTGTCGGCACCTTCGACCGTGCGAACCTGGTCTATCGAATTATCCCGCGTATCGACGCCCGCGCCCAAGCGCTGGAAATTCTCCGCCGCCATGCGAAACAGGCCGCCATCGTCTACTGCATCAGCCGCAACGACACCGAATCGATGGCCAACTGGCTCCAGTCCAACGGCCTACGCGCCGCCCACTATCACGCCGGCATGGAAGCCGACGACCGGCGCCGTACCCAAGACGACTTTGCTTCCGAAGCGCTTGATGTCG
Coding sequences within it:
- a CDS encoding MBL fold metallo-hydrolase; this encodes MSDAEIHFEQIRSSGCLSYLLGCAKEKVCLVIDPEIDKTDDYVGLAEFLGSKLLYAIDTHTHADHNSACKLMRERYGVQVVMQRASDAPYVDIRVDDGDEIKFGQCALKVLYTPGHTQDAMCLLFDDRIFTGDTLLIGGCGRTDLPGGSAEQQWHSLRRLEAMGSDIRVYPGHDYREAVSTLGDEKQKNPRLTLASKDEFIQFMTSRHPPLPRKIQEALEWNRTPIYRQRGSGEGI